The following DNA comes from Phytohabitans rumicis.
TCGATCCGGCGGTACGCGCTGCGCAAGGTGCTGCGCAACCTCGACCTCGCCGCCGAGCTGGGCGCGCAGACGTTCGTCATGTGGGGCGGCCGCGAGGGCGCGGAGTACGACCACGCCAAGGACGTCCGCGCCGCGCTGGACCGCTACCGGGAGGCCGTCGACCTGCTCGCGCAGTACGTGATCGACCGTGGCTACCCGCTGCGCTTCGCCATCGAGCCCAAGCCGAACGAGCCGCGCGGCGACATCCTGCTCCCGACCGTGGGGCACGCGCTCGCGTTCATCGCGCAGCTGGAGCACGGTGAACTGGTGGGCCTCAACCCGGAGGTCGGCCACGAGCAGATGGCCGGGCTGAACTTCGCGCACGGCATCGCCCAGGCGCTGTGGGCCGGCAAGCTCTTCCACATCGACCTGAACGGCCAGCGCGGCATCAAGTTCGACCAGGACCTGGTGTTCGGGCACGGCGACCTGCTCAACGCGTTCGCCCTGGTCGACCTGCTGGAGCACGGCGGCCCGGCGGGCGGCCAGGCGTACGAGGGTCCCCGGCACTTCGACTACAAGCCGTCCCGCACCGAGGACTACGACGGCGTCTGGGCGTCGGCGGCGGCCAACATGCGCATGTACCTCCTGCTCAGGGAGCGCGCGCGGGCGTTCCGCGCCGACCCCGAGGTCCAAGACGCCCTGGCCGCCGCGCGGGTAGCCGAGTTGGCGCAGCCAACGTTGGCGCCAGGCGAGTCCTACCAGGACCTGCTAGCCGACCGCTCGTCGTGGGAGGACTTCGACCCGGACGCGGTCGGCGCCCGCGGTTACGGCTTCGTCCGCCTCAACCAGCTGGCCGCCGAGCACGCGCTTGGCGCCCGCTGACGCTCGTCGCCTCGTTGATCAGGGACTGGCTCGGGCGTTTTGCGGCGCGTCGAGGGAGCCGGTCCCTGATCAACGCGATCTTGAGGGGAGGGAACCGTGCTTGTAGCGGGAGTCGACTCGTCCACCCAGTCGTGCAAGGTGGTGGTCCGGGACGCGGCCAGCGGGGAGCTGGTCAGGGAGGGGCGCGCGGCGCATCCGGACGGGACCGAGGTGCACCCGCACGCGTGGTGGGACGCGCTCACCGAGGCGATCGCCCAAGCCGGCGGGCTGGATGACGTGGCGGCGGCCTCGGTGGCGGGGCAGCAGCACGGGATGGTGTGCCTGGACGAGCGGGGTGAGGTGGTCCGGCCCGCCCTGCTGTGGAACGACACCCGCTCGGCGGGCGCCGCGGCCGAGCTGACCGCGGAGCTCGGCGGCGGGCAGGCGTGGGCCGACGCGGTCGGGCTGGTGCCGGTGGCCTCCTTCACCATCACCAAGCTGCGCTGGCTGGCGAGCGCCGAGCCGGCCAACGCCGAGCGCACGGCCGCGGTCTGCCTGCCGCACGACTGGCTGACATGGAAGCTGGCGGGCGCGGGCGGGCTCGCCGCGCTGCGTACCGACCGCAGCGACGCCAGCGGCACCGGCTACTGGTCGGCGGCCACCGGGGAGTACCGCCTCGACCTGCTGCGGCACGCCTTCGGGCGGGAGCCGGTGGTGCCGGAGGTCCTCGGCCCGACCGGTACGGCCGGCAACCTGGCAAGTGGCGCCCCGCTCGGCCCGGGCGCCGGCGACAACGCGGCCGCCGCCCTCGGCGCCGGCGCGCTCCCCGGCGACGTGCTCGTCTCGATCGGCACCTCCGGTACGGCGTTCAGCGTCGCCGAGACCCCGGCGGCCGACCCGAGCGGCACGGTGGCCGGCTTCGCCGACACCACCGGGCGCTTCCTGCCGCTGGTCGCCACGCTCAACGCGGCCCGGGTGCTCGACGCCGTCGCCGCCCTGCTGCGGGTGGACCACACCGAGCTGTCCCGGCTCGCGCTGAGCGCCCCGGCCGGCGCGGATGGGCTGGTGCTCGTGCCGTACCTGGAGGGCGAGCGCACCCCCAACCGTCCACTCTCGACCGGGGCGGTGCACGGGCTCACCCTGGCCACGTCCACCCCGGCCCACCTCGCGCGGGCGGCCGTCGAGGGCATGCTGTGCGCGCTCGCC
Coding sequences within:
- the xylA gene encoding xylose isomerase gives rise to the protein MTVQPTRADKFSFGLWTVGWQARDPFGDATRAPLDPVEAVHKLSELGAYGLTFHDDDLVPFGSDNASRDDHIGRFRKALDETGMVVPMVTTNLFTHPVFKDGGFTSNDRSIRRYALRKVLRNLDLAAELGAQTFVMWGGREGAEYDHAKDVRAALDRYREAVDLLAQYVIDRGYPLRFAIEPKPNEPRGDILLPTVGHALAFIAQLEHGELVGLNPEVGHEQMAGLNFAHGIAQALWAGKLFHIDLNGQRGIKFDQDLVFGHGDLLNAFALVDLLEHGGPAGGQAYEGPRHFDYKPSRTEDYDGVWASAAANMRMYLLLRERARAFRADPEVQDALAAARVAELAQPTLAPGESYQDLLADRSSWEDFDPDAVGARGYGFVRLNQLAAEHALGAR
- the xylB gene encoding xylulokinase, producing the protein MLVAGVDSSTQSCKVVVRDAASGELVREGRAAHPDGTEVHPHAWWDALTEAIAQAGGLDDVAAASVAGQQHGMVCLDERGEVVRPALLWNDTRSAGAAAELTAELGGGQAWADAVGLVPVASFTITKLRWLASAEPANAERTAAVCLPHDWLTWKLAGAGGLAALRTDRSDASGTGYWSAATGEYRLDLLRHAFGREPVVPEVLGPTGTAGNLASGAPLGPGAGDNAAAALGAGALPGDVLVSIGTSGTAFSVAETPAADPSGTVAGFADTTGRFLPLVATLNAARVLDAVAALLRVDHTELSRLALSAPAGADGLVLVPYLEGERTPNRPLSTGAVHGLTLATSTPAHLARAAVEGMLCALADGLDALVGQGAVVNRVILVGGGARSEAVRRIAPEVFGAPVVVPPPGEYVADGAARQAAWVALGGASPPTWSGGDVQSFDGKAVPRIREQYAAAREHTIDRTA